The DNA segment acacagagaATGAAATCACTCCTAACTGCTAAAACTCACTGATGCAAATTTGATCTCACGAATAAAAGAATTTAAtaaattttctttgtttaggAAATCACCCTTTCCTGCCAcagaagttagcatgctaaccagctagcttcGGCCCATTCGGCCAAGGTTTAATTCTGTGTCTGAGTTTCTGAGTGTTTTGTCTTCTGGAAACTATAAAAATCTActcttgtgtttgcatgttgtaAGATTgatctgtgtctgtgctctaATATGATTTGGTCAATGTTTTTggttcttcatcctcctctttttccagaGAAGTTACAGTGTTTCAGGCTCCTGTCGACTCGGAGAGCAGCTGTACAGCCACCATCACTACAGGTACctgaacacctgaacacacctcagGTCCACGGCATGGTTTCTAACAGAACCACTGCTGGAACCACTGAGACTAAGAGAGTCCTGATTGTATCCTCTGTCGTTTTCCCACCCAGCGGTCTGACTGGACGTATGAGGACCTTGTCTCTGGGCTCAGGGGGGTGGGACTGTGAGGGGGCGTTGGTCCATCTCCAGGAAGGCTGGGGGAGAACGTGGAGCAAAAGAAACTGTCGTCACCACAGCaccgaggaagaggaggatgaagaagaggtggaagaggatgaagaggagggatgCTGGAGCAGCGCTGAGATGAGGAGGTTTGTCTTCGCCAGGACGCACACACCTGGATCAGGTAACTCTTATCTGTTAtcgtctgtctttttcttttcctctctagttgttgctcagtgttttctcttccCCCGTCTCCCCAGACGTCCCCTCCTCCCCCCGCTCCACCCCCTCCCGTCGTCACGGAAACAGACAGCTGGGGCCGGACACCCTGAGGCTGAGGGCGGGGCTTTTCTGCGTCTTCCCGTACTTGGACGTGCGCTCGTTGCTGCGCGCGGCTGAGGTGTGCTCTGATTGGCGGTTCGTCGCCAGGCACCCGGCAGTGTGGACACGACTCCGGCTGGAGAACGCCAGAGTGTCGACAGAGGTACAGGAGccttcatcatcgtcatcatcactTTACTTCCTTGTTCAaacattgtgtgtgttctgtgtgtagTTCCTGACCACCCTGTCTCAGTGGTGCACTCAGACTCAGACCGTCGTCCTCAACAACCTGAAGCCGCGGAGCCGACGAGCCAATGAGACACGAGAGGATTACCACAAGAACACGAGGTAACGCACACCTGAGCCTTCACACCAAAATGTCCTCACGATGCAGAGGTTTAacactggtcctcacaaagctacaacacaaacactcacacacacacacacacacaaatccccCCAGCCCTCGAGGATTAATGCTGTGCTGCATGctgggaaaaaatgtaaaagctttTCTTATCTCTTTTAAATATGAGCGTTGCCGTGGTAACAGCATCTAATTCCAGCGAGAACCCAGCTGTCGTCTGATTGGTCAGAACAGATACTATATAACAGGTTATTGAGGTGCGAGAGGAGAAGGAACGTGCTCTCTCGGTGCATTCTGGGTACTGTAGTTGACCTGGTTGTGTTGCTGTCGTCTCTCAGGGGCAGCGTGGAGCCGGGGGTGGAGGCTCTGCTGCGGTCAGCAGGGGGCAGTCTGCtacacctgtctgtgtctcagtgtcCTCACATCCTCACCGACAGGACGCTGTGGTTGGCCAGCTGCTACTGCAGAAACCTGCAGATGCTCACGTACAGGTGActctgttcacctgtctgactctttacctgtctgtttacctgtctaACTGAtcacctgtctgtttacctgtttgACTGATCACCTGTCGGTCCCTGCAGGAGTTCATCGGACCCTCTTGGTCAGGAGGTTCTCTGGGCCCTGGGCGCCGGCTGCAGGAACATCAGCAGCCTGCAGGTGGCGCCAGCTCACCCCTGGTCAGTGCACTCACTCAGGACAACAGGAAGTAAATTTAGTTTGTGTACAACAGTGAAGGTAACAGATTACTTTTTTACTCGGCCAtctttcctcatctctctcagCCAACAACCAACTCGTTTCGGAAACCGCTGCCTGCAGACGATTGGTCGATGCTGGCCACACCTCCGCTCACTCAGTGTGGGCGGGGCCGGCTGTGGGACTCAGGGATTGGTTGCTGTTGGTGAGTAACAGCTCAGCACCTGTCTGTATTCAGATTACTTTTTCATGCGATAACCTCCTGTTTATtttgagaataaaaacacttttttactTTACCAGTtaccagttttttttcttttttttttgcagtgcgTACCTGTGCCCACCTCCAGGTGCTAGAGCTGGAGCGCATCACTGACCTCGGCCTGCAGGTGGCGACAGAGCTGTGTAAAGCCGGACTGAAGAGTCTGGAGACGCTgatcctgacacacacacctgtcagcGGTCAGGCCATCCTGCACTTCCACAGTGAGACACACAAACTGGACCCgagaacacagtgttttatCTTCACTGTCGAGTCGATGATTAATAaagatttgtgtttctgtgcaggtgtgtgtaaCAACATCAGGTCTATCGTGGTCGAGGTCTCGGTGTCAGATTACTTTGAAGAGCCAGACTCTCAGGAAGCTCAACATCTGTTTGGAGAAATTCTCAGCACACTAAAGGTGAGTTACTTGTCTCTCGGTGACGTAAACGA comes from the Lates calcarifer isolate ASB-BC8 linkage group LG9, TLL_Latcal_v3, whole genome shotgun sequence genome and includes:
- the LOC108892252 gene encoding F-box only protein 41, giving the protein MSSSSSSSSEMPYFCPRCGDKFRFSSVPELRAHLVSRHTYETLLVLSQARVRSSRPGALLPLPGPAVSQTQSSSLGMEPHSLPLQLACLDLASSSASVRLLREMFGSSDRTLRTSTGHPQDPSTALALPGSLEPFPGGKLGEAAGVLEFGLSVGIGLEERLGLGLDRKIARTFAEVEERVNRRVGRLRVELQRREAELERERWEGERLRSEKQEVEERAAYLSRQVSAAMEMMERLKKDLHGKEKELNERQQEMVDIELFLRDTAEKEAEAKTRLQVFIETLLERADRAERQLLQLSSHTHHNHYTHHNDKYAHMDIYADPYTLTQVYTPVPGRGGRSLDGSTNDIIANRMQGTIGNRRSYSVSGSCRLGEQLYSHHHYSGLTGRMRTLSLGSGGWDCEGALVHLQEGWGRTWSKRNCRHHSTEEEEDEEEVEEDEEEGCWSSAEMRRFVFARTHTPGSDVPSSPRSTPSRRHGNRQLGPDTLRLRAGLFCVFPYLDVRSLLRAAEVCSDWRFVARHPAVWTRLRLENARVSTEFLTTLSQWCTQTQTVVLNNLKPRSRRANETREDYHKNTRGSVEPGVEALLRSAGGSLLHLSVSQCPHILTDRTLWLASCYCRNLQMLTYRSSSDPLGQEVLWALGAGCRNISSLQVAPAHPCQQPTRFGNRCLQTIGRCWPHLRSLSVGGAGCGTQGLVAVVRTCAHLQVLELERITDLGLQVATELCKAGLKSLETLILTHTPVSGQAILHFHSVCNNIRSIVVEVSVSDYFEEPDSQEAQHLFGEILSTLKVLQKRPGLCDVLQVRAEGFC